A section of the Kribbella sp. HUAS MG21 genome encodes:
- a CDS encoding AarF/ABC1/UbiB kinase family protein: MSDLPRKALSRTAKLASLPLGAAGRATVGLGKRIGGAPAEAVLAEFQRRTADQLFAVLGELKGGAMKFGQMLSLMESAMPEELAAPYRATLTKLQDSAPPMPASTVHTILSRELGKRWRDRFDEFDDLPAAAASIGQVHRGRLKDGREVAVKLQYPGAAEALRADLRQLGRFGRTIGTLIPGLDVKPLVAELQERIGEELDYDREAQAQQQYADAFKDHPEFVVPRVVKHSPTVIVSEWIEGRPLSSYIADGTQEERDAIGLKYVRFMFSGPKYAGLLHSDPHPGNFRVLADGRLGVVDFGLCARLPDGLPPAIGRLLRISLKGDGLAVRDGLKAEGFIKPRMEIDPDQLMDYLAPFAEPAREETFQFSRAWMRAQANRTGDFRSPNASLALRLNLPPSYLLIHRVWIGGIAVLSQLEAEAPFRSVLEELLPGFTED; encoded by the coding sequence GTGTCGGACCTTCCTCGTAAGGCGCTGAGCCGGACCGCGAAACTCGCCAGCCTGCCGCTCGGTGCCGCCGGGCGGGCGACGGTCGGCCTCGGCAAGCGCATCGGCGGCGCGCCCGCGGAGGCCGTGCTCGCCGAGTTCCAGCGCCGTACGGCGGACCAGCTGTTCGCCGTCCTCGGCGAGCTCAAGGGCGGCGCGATGAAGTTCGGGCAGATGCTCAGCCTGATGGAGTCCGCGATGCCGGAGGAGCTCGCGGCGCCGTACCGGGCCACCCTGACGAAGCTGCAGGACTCGGCCCCGCCGATGCCGGCCTCGACCGTGCACACGATCCTGTCGCGCGAGCTCGGCAAGCGCTGGCGGGACCGCTTCGACGAGTTCGACGACCTGCCCGCGGCGGCCGCCTCGATCGGCCAGGTGCACCGCGGACGGCTGAAGGACGGCCGCGAGGTCGCGGTCAAGCTGCAGTACCCGGGAGCCGCCGAGGCGCTGCGCGCGGACCTGCGCCAGCTCGGCCGCTTCGGCCGCACGATCGGCACGCTGATCCCCGGCCTGGACGTGAAGCCGCTGGTCGCGGAGCTCCAGGAGCGGATCGGCGAGGAGCTCGACTACGACCGTGAGGCGCAGGCCCAGCAGCAGTACGCCGACGCGTTCAAGGACCACCCGGAGTTCGTCGTCCCGCGGGTCGTGAAGCACTCCCCGACGGTGATCGTGTCCGAGTGGATCGAGGGCCGCCCGCTGTCGTCGTACATCGCCGACGGCACCCAGGAGGAGCGGGACGCGATCGGGCTCAAGTACGTCCGGTTCATGTTCAGCGGGCCGAAGTACGCCGGGCTGCTGCACTCCGACCCGCATCCGGGGAACTTCCGGGTGCTGGCCGACGGCCGGCTCGGCGTGGTCGACTTCGGCCTCTGCGCGCGGCTCCCGGACGGGCTGCCGCCGGCGATCGGGCGGCTGCTGCGGATCTCGCTGAAGGGCGACGGGCTCGCCGTCCGGGACGGCCTCAAGGCCGAGGGTTTCATCAAGCCGCGGATGGAGATCGACCCGGACCAGCTGATGGACTACCTGGCGCCGTTCGCGGAGCCGGCCCGCGAGGAGACGTTCCAGTTCAGCCGGGCCTGGATGCGCGCCCAGGCGAACCGGACCGGCGACTTCCGGTCCCCGAACGCGTCGCTGGCGCTGCGGCTCAACCTGCCGCCGTCGTACCTGCTGATCCACCGGGTGTGGATCGGCGGCATCGCGGTGCTGTCGCAACTCGAGGCTGAGGCGCCGTTCCGCTCGGTGCTGGAGGAGCTGCTGCCCGGCTTCACGGAGGACTGA
- a CDS encoding alpha-N-acetylglucosaminidase TIM-barrel domain-containing protein: protein MRRHLLAVTLPLALLATTASTAHASPPPWDTSSVQALIQRIVPAHAHQVELRALPSDGEYYDVDRRGDNIRISATGPSAMLAGFNAYLDQVARVDVSWNGDSLSRLPRTLPTPQEPLHQAATVANRFALNDTDDGYTGAYRTWADWQREIDVLALHGINQVFVPVGAEAVYLDTFRQFGYSEEELLRWIPQPSHQPWWLLQNMSGFPAAVTADQVRQRADLGRKIVSRLRELGITPVLPGYFGTVPPGFAAKVAGARTVPQGNWVGFQRPDWLDPTSTPFADVAKAFYASSERLFGRSTHYKMDLLHEGGQPGPVPVGPASKAVQDSLEAARPGSTWVFLGWQNNPRPDTLAAIDRSRILIVDGLSDRTDQNRNRTWPDSPYAFGSIWNFGGHTTIGAATTKWEDRFWRWRSEAGSTLDGIAVMPEASDNNPAAFDYLTGLAWRNGPVDRDTWFRDWSQRRYGGSDAAAATGWAAIGRTAYSLAGNSEAQDGLYAARPSLTARTAATWSPGSMQYDATEFAAALPALLSVEPALRGSSAYRYDLMDVTRQVLSNRSRTLLPRLKVAYDAKDLATFDKLKAQWLEQMALLEQVAATNPQTMLGPWLDKAGDESLKRSARTLLTVWGTRAGFNAGLGDYANREWAGLISTYYAPRWKAYLDDLSGALRDNRAPSTFDWYQRGADWAATSTPLPQEPTGDIHQVAQQVLGYLTAHPEPVSLTATASPVNVPDNASTTVTVNLRNADPFRTASGVEVTLTAPADSGLTVQPQSVVVPELAPGARTSVSFNVTATGPAARLTAVLTARTAEVVTTVRVIRAGAVQAPNRTITTNNAVFAQSGDAYLIEGAGNDMWGTTKQFGAIYQPNALPPGGSLVTRVVAQDRTGPWARAGLVVSPDLTRTGSAGIANIAITPDNGCVYSWDSDGNGSLDQFRNVTGRAAPQWLRLTRDADTVSADCSPDGTTWTTVGSSVVPAGAVLDGGLFMSAANGGAGTRGAAEFSGFSLGAPAPAPNGG from the coding sequence ATGCGCCGACATCTGCTGGCTGTCACCCTCCCCCTCGCCCTGCTGGCGACCACCGCCTCCACCGCCCACGCAAGCCCGCCGCCCTGGGACACTTCCTCGGTCCAGGCCCTGATCCAGCGAATCGTCCCGGCCCACGCCCATCAGGTGGAGCTCCGCGCCCTCCCCTCCGACGGCGAGTACTACGACGTCGACCGGCGCGGGGACAACATCCGGATCTCCGCGACCGGCCCCAGCGCGATGCTGGCCGGCTTCAACGCCTACCTCGACCAGGTGGCCCGGGTCGACGTGTCCTGGAACGGCGACTCGCTGTCCCGGCTTCCCCGCACGCTGCCCACGCCGCAGGAGCCCCTGCACCAGGCGGCGACCGTGGCCAACCGCTTCGCACTCAACGACACCGACGACGGCTACACCGGCGCGTACCGCACCTGGGCCGACTGGCAGCGCGAGATCGACGTACTGGCGCTGCACGGCATCAACCAGGTGTTCGTCCCGGTCGGAGCCGAGGCGGTGTACCTCGACACCTTCCGCCAGTTCGGGTACTCCGAGGAAGAGTTGCTGCGCTGGATCCCGCAGCCGAGCCACCAGCCGTGGTGGCTGCTGCAGAACATGTCCGGCTTCCCCGCCGCGGTCACCGCGGACCAGGTCCGGCAGCGTGCCGACCTCGGCCGCAAGATCGTCAGCCGGCTGCGCGAACTGGGGATCACGCCGGTGCTTCCGGGGTACTTCGGCACGGTCCCGCCCGGCTTCGCGGCCAAGGTCGCGGGCGCGCGCACCGTCCCGCAGGGCAACTGGGTCGGCTTCCAGCGCCCCGACTGGCTCGACCCGACGAGTACGCCGTTCGCCGACGTCGCTAAGGCGTTCTACGCGAGCTCCGAGCGGCTGTTCGGGCGCAGTACGCACTACAAGATGGACCTGCTGCACGAGGGCGGTCAGCCCGGTCCGGTGCCGGTCGGCCCGGCCAGCAAGGCGGTCCAGGACTCGCTCGAGGCGGCCCGTCCTGGCAGCACCTGGGTGTTCCTCGGCTGGCAGAACAACCCGCGGCCGGACACGCTGGCGGCCATCGACCGCTCGCGGATCCTGATCGTCGACGGCCTGTCCGACCGGACCGACCAGAACCGCAACAGGACCTGGCCGGACTCGCCGTACGCGTTCGGCTCGATCTGGAACTTCGGCGGCCACACGACGATCGGTGCGGCCACCACGAAGTGGGAGGACCGCTTCTGGCGCTGGCGGTCCGAGGCCGGGAGCACGCTCGACGGCATCGCGGTGATGCCGGAGGCCAGCGACAACAACCCCGCCGCCTTCGACTACCTGACAGGCCTCGCCTGGCGCAACGGCCCGGTCGACCGCGACACCTGGTTCCGTGACTGGTCCCAGCGCCGGTACGGCGGGTCCGACGCCGCGGCCGCGACCGGGTGGGCCGCGATCGGCCGCACGGCGTACTCGCTCGCCGGGAACAGCGAAGCGCAGGACGGTCTCTATGCGGCCCGCCCCTCGCTGACGGCGCGCACCGCCGCGACCTGGTCACCAGGGTCGATGCAGTACGACGCCACCGAGTTCGCGGCGGCCCTGCCCGCACTGCTGTCGGTAGAACCAGCACTGCGCGGCAGTTCGGCGTACCGCTATGACCTGATGGACGTGACCCGGCAGGTGCTGTCCAACCGCAGCAGGACGTTGCTGCCGCGGCTGAAGGTGGCGTACGACGCCAAGGACCTGGCCACGTTCGACAAGCTGAAGGCGCAGTGGCTGGAGCAGATGGCGCTGCTGGAACAGGTGGCGGCGACGAACCCGCAGACGATGCTCGGGCCGTGGCTGGACAAGGCGGGCGACGAATCGCTCAAGCGGAGCGCCCGGACGCTTCTCACCGTCTGGGGCACCAGGGCAGGGTTCAACGCCGGCCTCGGCGACTACGCCAACCGCGAGTGGGCAGGTCTGATCAGCACGTACTACGCCCCGCGTTGGAAGGCCTACCTTGACGACTTGTCTGGTGCTCTGCGCGACAACCGTGCTCCGTCGACGTTCGACTGGTACCAGCGTGGAGCCGACTGGGCCGCGACCAGCACACCGCTGCCTCAGGAGCCGACCGGTGACATCCACCAGGTCGCGCAGCAGGTGCTCGGCTACCTGACCGCTCACCCCGAGCCGGTCAGCCTGACCGCTACCGCGTCGCCGGTGAACGTACCGGACAACGCGTCCACCACCGTGACGGTCAACCTGCGCAACGCCGACCCGTTCCGGACCGCGTCCGGTGTCGAGGTGACCCTGACAGCTCCCGCAGACAGCGGGCTGACCGTCCAGCCGCAGTCAGTCGTCGTGCCAGAGCTGGCGCCCGGCGCGCGTACTTCGGTGTCCTTCAACGTCACAGCGACAGGTCCCGCAGCACGGCTGACTGCTGTTCTGACAGCGCGGACGGCCGAGGTGGTGACCACGGTCCGCGTCATCCGCGCCGGAGCGGTCCAGGCGCCGAACCGGACGATCACGACCAACAACGCCGTCTTCGCCCAGTCCGGCGACGCCTACCTGATCGAGGGTGCCGGCAACGACATGTGGGGTACGACGAAGCAGTTCGGCGCCATCTACCAGCCGAACGCGCTCCCGCCGGGCGGGTCGCTCGTGACGCGTGTGGTGGCACAGGACCGCACAGGGCCCTGGGCGCGCGCCGGACTGGTCGTCAGCCCCGACCTGACCAGGACCGGCAGCGCAGGTATCGCCAACATCGCGATCACGCCGGACAACGGGTGCGTGTACTCCTGGGACTCCGACGGCAACGGCTCGCTGGACCAGTTCCGCAACGTCACCGGGCGTGCTGCGCCGCAGTGGCTGCGGCTGACCCGCGACGCGGACACGGTCAGCGCAGACTGCAGCCCGGACGGTACGACGTGGACGACGGTCGGAAGTTCCGTCGTACCGGCAGGTGCGGTCCTGGACGGCGGCCTGTTCATGTCGGCGGCGAACGGCGGCGCCGGGACCCGCGGCGCCGCCGAGTTCAGCGGTTTCAGCCTCGGCGCCCCAGCGCCGGCACCGAACGGAGGGTGA
- a CDS encoding NUDIX domain-containing protein encodes MRWVIHGEGEVWTNRWLSVRRLDVEQPDGERLEYHAVRMKDIAAAVVTRDEQVLLMWRHRFLTDTWAWEIPMGIIEPGESPEAAAARELEEETGWRADGLTELIQSEPAAGIMDSRHFVYRTTNVRYAGPPTEHNESDRIEWIPLSKIPTMITRHEIVSGITLIGLQQLLLLERT; translated from the coding sequence GTGCGATGGGTGATTCACGGTGAGGGTGAGGTCTGGACGAACCGGTGGCTGAGCGTCCGGCGGCTGGACGTCGAGCAGCCGGATGGTGAGCGGCTCGAGTACCACGCGGTGCGGATGAAGGACATCGCCGCGGCTGTCGTCACGCGCGACGAGCAGGTGTTGTTGATGTGGCGGCACCGGTTCCTGACCGACACCTGGGCGTGGGAGATCCCGATGGGGATCATCGAGCCCGGTGAGAGCCCGGAGGCCGCGGCGGCGCGGGAGCTCGAGGAGGAGACCGGGTGGCGGGCGGACGGCCTGACCGAACTCATCCAGTCGGAGCCCGCCGCCGGCATCATGGACTCCCGGCACTTCGTGTACCGCACCACAAACGTCCGCTACGCCGGCCCGCCGACAGAACACAACGAGTCGGACCGCATCGAGTGGATCCCCCTGTCCAAGATCCCCACAATGATCACCCGCCACGAAATAGTCAGCGGCATCACCCTGATAGGCCTCCAACAACTCCTCCTGCTCGAGCGCACCTGA
- a CDS encoding YgjP-like metallopeptidase domain-containing protein yields MADSPPRPIPPYVDIRRSKRRKRTVSAYRDGERVVVLMPDRLSAAEEARWVETMLARLEKQRSRSRVSDEKLLARAHELACRHLPEVPEPASVRWVSNQNRRWGSCTPADRSIRLSTRLQSMPGWVVDYVLVHELAHLIEPTHNANFWTLVRRYPKAERAEGYLEGVSAASSLDLDDF; encoded by the coding sequence ATGGCCGACTCTCCACCGCGCCCGATCCCGCCGTACGTGGACATCCGTCGCAGCAAGCGCCGCAAGCGCACGGTCAGCGCGTACCGCGACGGCGAGCGGGTGGTCGTGCTGATGCCCGACCGGCTGTCGGCCGCCGAGGAGGCGCGCTGGGTCGAGACCATGCTGGCGCGGCTCGAGAAGCAGCGCAGCCGGTCGCGCGTGTCGGACGAAAAATTGTTGGCCAGAGCACACGAACTCGCGTGTCGTCACCTCCCCGAAGTGCCCGAACCTGCGTCGGTGAGGTGGGTTTCGAACCAAAACAGACGGTGGGGCTCGTGCACTCCGGCGGACCGGTCGATCCGGTTGTCGACCCGGCTGCAGTCGATGCCGGGGTGGGTCGTGGACTACGTCCTGGTGCACGAACTGGCCCACCTGATCGAGCCGACCCACAACGCGAACTTCTGGACCCTGGTCCGCCGCTACCCCAAGGCGGAGCGCGCCGAGGGCTACCTCGAGGGCGTCTCGGCCGCCTCCTCGCTCGACCTCGACGACTTCTGA
- a CDS encoding MMPL family transporter, translated as MARGQITVRAARWSATHPWRAIAMWVVVVVACFALGSVTGTKESTNEGDIGEVTRADNIVKSGNFDDPDVESVLITAPSGQLDQAAAAKAAATVTQQMRALGGVAEVAQPMPSPNKDALIVQVTLKDAPEDADDDARVQPLLDTTAKVQQQYPDLRIEEVGGLSIGKALNETLGKDFKRAEMFSLPVTLAILLVAFGALIAASVPVLLALSAVAAAIGLSAAASQLVPAVDAVNSVILLIGMAVGVDYSLFYLRREREERAKGRGHVDAVEIAAATSGHAVVVSGTAVIISMAGLFLARDAVFSSFAVGSILVVAVAVVGSLTVLPAVLAKLGRWVDRPRIPLLWRLTASKSQPRFWPTVLKPALKHPIATLLVSVVALLAVASPALGMTLKFPGTEDLPRSTSVMQAYDRLTAAFPSTGTSHEVAVRAPANQQPAVKAALAELMQRTKGDQLFAADGLEEPRFSKDGTVATLEVATPYEGGSDQARDSLAKLRTELMPQTVGKVPGVEYAVGGFVAADVDYAAHTRDKLPLVIGFVLLLTMIVMMVTFRSVVVAITAIGLNLLSAGAAYGVVTAVFQNTWAEGLLDFRSNGAVVSWLPLFLFVVLFGLSMDYHVFVVSRIREAVLRGVPTKQAVAEGITGSAGVVTSAAAVMIGVFAVFATLSTLDMKQLGVGLAVAILIDATIIRAVVLPSIMTLLGDANWWAPKWLRPKPAKHATQTPPAAEEERELTPVG; from the coding sequence ATGGCCAGGGGACAGATCACGGTGCGGGCGGCGCGCTGGAGCGCGACCCATCCGTGGCGGGCGATCGCGATGTGGGTTGTCGTCGTGGTCGCCTGTTTCGCGCTCGGCTCCGTGACCGGGACCAAGGAGTCGACGAACGAGGGCGACATCGGCGAGGTGACCCGGGCGGACAACATCGTCAAGTCCGGCAACTTCGACGACCCGGACGTGGAGTCGGTGCTGATCACCGCGCCGTCCGGACAGCTCGACCAGGCGGCGGCCGCCAAGGCCGCGGCGACGGTGACCCAGCAGATGCGCGCCCTCGGTGGGGTCGCGGAGGTTGCTCAGCCGATGCCGTCGCCGAACAAGGACGCGCTGATCGTCCAGGTGACGCTCAAGGACGCGCCGGAGGACGCGGACGACGACGCCCGGGTGCAGCCGCTGCTCGACACGACCGCCAAGGTCCAGCAGCAGTACCCGGATCTCCGCATCGAGGAGGTCGGCGGGCTCTCGATCGGCAAGGCGCTCAACGAGACGCTGGGCAAGGACTTCAAGCGGGCCGAGATGTTCAGTCTGCCGGTGACGCTGGCGATCCTGCTGGTCGCCTTCGGTGCCCTGATCGCCGCTTCGGTTCCGGTACTGCTGGCGCTGTCCGCGGTCGCCGCCGCCATCGGTCTCTCGGCCGCGGCCTCGCAACTGGTGCCGGCGGTCGACGCGGTGAACAGCGTGATCCTGCTGATCGGTATGGCGGTCGGCGTCGACTATTCGCTCTTCTACCTCCGCCGCGAGCGTGAGGAACGCGCCAAGGGCCGCGGTCATGTGGACGCCGTCGAGATCGCCGCGGCGACCTCGGGCCACGCGGTCGTCGTGTCCGGTACCGCGGTGATCATCTCGATGGCCGGGCTGTTCCTCGCCCGGGACGCGGTGTTCTCGTCGTTCGCGGTCGGCTCGATCCTGGTCGTCGCGGTGGCGGTCGTCGGATCGCTGACCGTGCTGCCCGCCGTCCTGGCCAAGCTCGGCCGTTGGGTGGACCGCCCGCGGATCCCGCTGCTGTGGCGCCTCACGGCGAGCAAGTCGCAGCCGCGCTTCTGGCCGACCGTGCTGAAGCCGGCCCTGAAGCACCCGATCGCCACGCTGCTCGTCTCCGTCGTCGCACTGCTCGCGGTCGCGTCGCCGGCGCTCGGGATGACGCTGAAGTTCCCGGGGACCGAGGACCTGCCGCGCAGCACGTCGGTGATGCAGGCGTACGACCGGCTGACCGCCGCCTTCCCGAGCACCGGCACCAGCCACGAGGTCGCCGTACGGGCCCCGGCGAACCAGCAGCCCGCGGTCAAGGCAGCGCTGGCCGAGCTGATGCAGCGCACCAAGGGTGACCAGCTCTTCGCCGCCGACGGTCTCGAGGAGCCGCGGTTCTCCAAGGACGGTACGGTCGCGACGCTCGAGGTCGCCACGCCGTACGAGGGCGGCAGCGACCAGGCGCGGGACTCGCTGGCCAAGCTGCGCACGGAGCTGATGCCGCAGACGGTCGGCAAGGTGCCGGGGGTCGAGTACGCGGTCGGCGGGTTCGTGGCCGCGGACGTCGACTACGCGGCCCACACGCGGGACAAGCTGCCGCTGGTGATCGGGTTCGTGCTGCTGCTGACGATGATCGTGATGATGGTGACGTTCCGGTCGGTGGTGGTCGCGATCACGGCCATCGGGCTGAACCTGCTGAGCGCCGGAGCGGCGTACGGCGTCGTCACCGCGGTCTTCCAGAACACCTGGGCCGAAGGCCTGCTGGACTTCCGCTCGAACGGAGCCGTGGTCAGCTGGCTGCCACTGTTCCTCTTCGTGGTGCTGTTCGGATTGTCGATGGACTACCACGTGTTCGTCGTCAGTCGGATCCGTGAGGCCGTACTGCGCGGCGTACCGACGAAGCAGGCCGTGGCCGAGGGGATCACCGGCTCCGCCGGCGTCGTGACCAGCGCCGCCGCCGTGATGATCGGGGTGTTCGCGGTCTTCGCGACCCTGAGCACCCTGGACATGAAGCAACTGGGCGTGGGCCTCGCGGTCGCGATCCTGATCGACGCCACGATCATCCGCGCGGTCGTCCTCCCCAGCATCATGACCCTCCTCGGCGACGCCAACTGGTGGGCCCCCAAGTGGCTCCGCCCCAAGCCCGCCAAGCACGCAACCCAAACCCCACCCGCCGCGGAGGAGGAGCGCGAACTCACCCCCGTCGGCTGA
- a CDS encoding MFS transporter produces MSEDRLLRKDLRIMTTTLEADAVATGKRQWIALGVLCLATLLVSLDLFVMLLAVPAVTEALGATSSQQLWILDVYGFMVAGLMITMGNLGDRLGRRRLLLIAAAVFGVASIVAAYSVTPGMLIGARAVLGIAGAAIAPCTLSLISTIFPDERRRATALGVWGGCFTVGAVVGPVVGGVLLNHFWWGSAFLIGVPAMVVLLAVGPFILPEYRNARAGRIDVPSVVLSLAAILPVIHGLKHLAAHGAGAQAFGSLLAGGVFGWVFVRRQLRLADPLVDVRLFTRRTFSVTLGSMTAYSMLSGGVMVFIAQYFQLVKGMTPLAAGLALVPGMITSTIGFQLAPRLAQRIRPGILIPAGVAFTVVGMVVVSLTTSTTVLVIAFAFECFGPGALVILGTNLVIGAVPPENAGSAGALTQTANEFGYSLGIAVLGSVVTAVYRGQLDGRGGNSLGEAMAQGVPGDVLDAARHAFTTGFHLAAAITAVVLAGVAVLLAVTLRSVPALGRRG; encoded by the coding sequence GTGAGTGAAGACAGACTCCTGCGGAAGGACCTCCGGATCATGACCACCACCCTCGAGGCGGACGCCGTGGCCACCGGCAAGCGGCAGTGGATCGCGCTCGGCGTGCTGTGCCTCGCCACGCTCCTGGTGTCGCTGGACCTGTTCGTGATGCTGCTGGCGGTACCGGCGGTGACCGAGGCGCTCGGTGCGACCAGCAGCCAGCAACTGTGGATCCTGGACGTGTACGGGTTCATGGTGGCCGGCCTGATGATCACCATGGGCAACCTCGGTGACCGCCTCGGCCGCCGCCGGCTGCTGCTGATCGCCGCGGCCGTGTTCGGCGTCGCCTCGATCGTGGCGGCGTACTCCGTGACGCCCGGCATGCTGATCGGCGCCCGAGCGGTGCTGGGGATCGCCGGGGCCGCGATCGCGCCGTGCACGCTGTCGCTGATCTCGACCATCTTCCCGGACGAGCGCCGGCGCGCCACCGCGCTCGGCGTCTGGGGCGGCTGCTTCACCGTCGGCGCCGTCGTCGGGCCGGTCGTCGGCGGCGTGCTGCTCAACCACTTCTGGTGGGGCTCCGCCTTCCTGATCGGCGTTCCGGCCATGGTGGTGCTGCTGGCGGTCGGGCCGTTCATCCTACCGGAGTACCGCAACGCGCGGGCCGGGCGGATCGACGTACCGAGCGTCGTGCTGTCGCTGGCCGCGATCCTGCCGGTGATCCACGGGCTCAAGCACCTGGCCGCGCACGGCGCCGGGGCGCAGGCGTTCGGGTCGCTGCTGGCGGGCGGTGTGTTCGGGTGGGTGTTCGTACGGCGGCAGCTGCGCCTGGCGGATCCGCTGGTCGACGTACGGCTGTTCACGCGCCGGACGTTCAGCGTGACCCTCGGCAGTATGACGGCGTACTCGATGCTGTCCGGTGGCGTGATGGTCTTCATCGCTCAGTACTTCCAGCTGGTGAAGGGGATGACGCCGCTGGCCGCCGGCCTCGCGCTGGTGCCCGGCATGATCACCTCGACGATCGGCTTCCAGCTCGCGCCGCGGCTGGCGCAGCGGATCCGTCCGGGCATCCTGATCCCGGCCGGCGTCGCGTTCACCGTGGTGGGCATGGTGGTCGTCAGCCTGACCACGTCGACGACCGTGCTGGTGATCGCGTTCGCTTTCGAGTGCTTCGGGCCCGGGGCGCTGGTCATCCTGGGGACGAACCTGGTCATCGGCGCGGTACCGCCGGAGAACGCCGGCTCCGCCGGTGCGCTGACGCAGACCGCGAACGAGTTCGGCTACTCGCTGGGCATCGCGGTGCTGGGCAGCGTGGTGACCGCGGTGTACCGGGGCCAGCTGGACGGCCGCGGCGGCAACTCCCTGGGCGAGGCGATGGCCCAGGGTGTGCCGGGCGACGTACTCGACGCCGCCCGGCACGCGTTCACCACCGGCTTTCACCTGGCCGCGGCCATCACCGCGGTGGTGCTGGCAGGGGTAGCGGTCCTGCTGGCCGTCACCCTCCGTTCGGTGCCGGCGCTGGGGCGCCGAGGCTGA
- a CDS encoding DUF5679 domain-containing protein, translated as MAETWSGEFYCVKCKAKRTADGEVKVNDKGTRMAKAKCPECGTNLNRILGKA; from the coding sequence ATGGCAGAGACCTGGAGCGGCGAGTTCTACTGCGTCAAGTGCAAGGCCAAGCGCACCGCCGACGGCGAGGTCAAGGTCAACGACAAGGGCACGCGCATGGCCAAGGCCAAGTGCCCCGAGTGCGGTACGAACCTGAACCGGATCCTCGGCAAGGCCTGA
- a CDS encoding WhiB family transcriptional regulator — protein MSVSFLDVFTEVATSQDLPCRSYAPELFFAESPADVEYAKSLCTTCPLKAECLAGALERSEPWGVWGGELFVQGVVVPRKRPRGRPRKSDTVTAA, from the coding sequence ATGAGCGTCAGCTTCCTCGATGTCTTCACCGAGGTTGCAACGTCGCAGGACCTGCCCTGTCGGTCCTACGCACCAGAACTCTTCTTCGCCGAATCGCCGGCGGACGTCGAGTACGCCAAGTCGCTGTGCACCACCTGCCCGCTGAAGGCGGAGTGCCTGGCCGGAGCGCTCGAGCGTTCCGAGCCGTGGGGCGTGTGGGGCGGCGAGCTGTTCGTCCAGGGAGTGGTGGTTCCGCGCAAGCGGCCCCGTGGGCGTCCCCGCAAGAGTGACACCGTAACTGCCGCCTGA
- a CDS encoding uridine kinase has product MGDRAEVLGELADEVLRVARAHPVRIGVDGCSAAGKTTLADELAQVVRERCGREVVRAGLDYFKRAPELRTKYPIDSAESYYFEVYDYEAIRERLLGPLGPGGDRRYTTGLRDSSAATALELPVCVAAPDAILIADGAFLQRPELLDCWDLCIYVHVSFETVLRRGIERDQAWMVSPEAAEHRYRTRYIPGEQMYVDQVHPADRAQLLVNNENPAAPTLTRR; this is encoded by the coding sequence ATGGGTGACCGGGCTGAGGTGCTGGGGGAGTTGGCCGACGAGGTACTGCGGGTCGCACGGGCGCATCCGGTGCGGATTGGGGTTGATGGGTGTTCGGCGGCGGGGAAGACGACACTGGCTGATGAACTGGCGCAGGTGGTGCGGGAGCGTTGTGGGCGCGAGGTGGTGCGGGCCGGGCTCGACTACTTCAAGCGGGCGCCTGAGTTGCGGACGAAGTACCCGATCGACTCGGCGGAGAGCTACTACTTCGAGGTGTACGACTACGAGGCGATTCGCGAGCGGCTGTTGGGGCCGCTGGGGCCGGGTGGTGATCGGCGGTACACGACTGGTCTTCGGGACAGCTCGGCTGCGACAGCGCTCGAGCTACCTGTGTGCGTTGCCGCGCCGGACGCGATCCTGATCGCCGACGGTGCGTTCCTGCAGCGGCCGGAGCTCCTCGACTGCTGGGACCTGTGCATCTACGTGCACGTCAGCTTCGAGACCGTGCTCCGCCGCGGCATCGAACGCGACCAGGCCTGGATGGTCTCACCGGAGGCGGCCGAACACCGTTACCGGACCAGGTACATCCCCGGCGAGCAGATGTACGTCGACCAAGTCCACCCGGCCGACCGCGCACAGCTCCTCGTCAACAACGAGAACCCGGCCGCGCCAACCCTGACCCGCCGTTGA